One Bradyrhizobium sp. ISRA464 genomic window carries:
- a CDS encoding aminoglycoside phosphotransferase family protein translates to MAASGATALAALKIGGRVAFERLMRPKARRAEDVPCSPGAVTPEWLTAVLCQRSPGAVVTDVVVKPASAGTHERHQLIVRYNDAGQRAGLPRSMFTKSLPSVVTRMIGGFNGTARVEGRFYMQLRPQLEIEAPIGYHAAFDRQTYASILLLEDMVATKSATFCNYKTYVDREMAEDMVDVLAALHARFYGVSELSARYPWVASYPRWFTIGAEKMSLEHYTRKAFDAAAHVIPKSVLAQRDAVWPAAVQALAVHDNEPQGLIHSDVHIGNWYRTGAGKMGLCDWQCLARGHWSRDFSYAVTAALTPDDRRNWEKDLLRRYLDRFAALTGTRPDFDRSFLNYRQQMVHALLMWTITLCHSPLLPAMQSEATTLAMIERISTAMADLDSLRS, encoded by the coding sequence ATGGCTGCCTCGGGCGCAACGGCACTGGCCGCGCTGAAGATTGGCGGGCGCGTCGCCTTCGAACGTCTGATGCGGCCGAAGGCCCGCCGCGCGGAGGATGTTCCGTGCTCGCCCGGGGCCGTCACGCCGGAGTGGCTGACCGCCGTGCTCTGTCAAAGAAGTCCCGGCGCTGTCGTCACCGACGTCGTGGTGAAGCCTGCGAGCGCCGGGACGCACGAACGCCACCAGTTGATCGTCAGGTACAACGACGCGGGCCAGCGCGCAGGCTTGCCGCGGTCGATGTTCACGAAGTCGCTGCCGAGCGTCGTCACACGCATGATCGGCGGCTTCAATGGCACCGCGCGGGTCGAGGGCCGCTTCTACATGCAGCTGCGGCCGCAGCTTGAGATCGAGGCGCCGATCGGCTATCACGCGGCGTTCGATCGCCAGACCTACGCCTCGATTCTTCTCCTGGAGGACATGGTCGCAACCAAATCGGCGACCTTTTGCAACTACAAGACCTACGTTGACCGCGAGATGGCTGAGGACATGGTCGATGTTCTCGCCGCGCTGCATGCGCGCTTCTACGGCGTTAGCGAGCTTTCGGCACGGTATCCGTGGGTTGCCAGCTATCCGCGCTGGTTCACCATCGGCGCGGAAAAGATGAGCCTCGAGCACTACACCCGAAAGGCGTTCGATGCTGCCGCGCATGTCATCCCGAAGAGCGTGCTCGCGCAGCGTGACGCGGTCTGGCCGGCCGCTGTGCAAGCGCTTGCTGTCCACGACAACGAGCCGCAGGGACTGATCCATTCCGACGTGCATATCGGCAATTGGTACCGCACGGGGGCGGGGAAGATGGGCCTATGCGATTGGCAGTGCCTTGCCCGCGGTCACTGGTCGCGGGACTTTTCCTATGCCGTGACGGCGGCGCTGACACCGGACGACCGCCGCAACTGGGAGAAGGACCTGCTCCGTCGCTATCTCGACCGGTTCGCCGCATTGACGGGGACCAGGCCAGACTTCGACCGAAGTTTCCTCAACTATCGGCAGCAGATGGTGCATGCGCTCCTGATGTGGACGATTACGTTGTGCCATTCGCCTTTGTTGCCGGCCATGCAGTCGGAGGCGACGACGCTCGCGATGATCGAGCGAATCTCGACGGCGATGGCCGATCTGGATTCGTTGCGCAGCTGA
- a CDS encoding ABC transporter substrate-binding protein produces the protein MRTSILVSASILFLSGAAFEAGAAEKQYGPGVTDTEIKIGQTVPYSGPASAFSSYGRVMTGYFQMLNEAGGINGRKVNLISLDNAFSPPKAIEQTRKLIDDDGVLAEVGTVGTVPNVAVQKYLNQNKVPQVFISAGGRRFNDPRSFPWTVPFYPPFEMEGATFGKFILKKMPNARIAVLYQNDDYGKDYLTGLKAGLGSDGQAKIVAEASYELSYPTIDSEILKLKAAGADTLVYFTTPKFAAQGIKKASEINWKPVQFLASPVNSIQGVLTPAGLDNVQGAYTTQFAKQANDPAWAEDAEVKDYVAFMKKWAPNDSPNDFIALSGYINAQAIAKGLQRCGDNLTRENLLAQATSFNKERVGMLLPGIELTNSKENYAPYRSLRMAIFDKTSWKLLDE, from the coding sequence ATGAGAACTTCGATTTTGGTCAGCGCTTCGATCCTGTTCCTATCCGGCGCGGCATTCGAGGCCGGCGCCGCCGAAAAGCAATATGGCCCAGGTGTTACCGACACCGAGATCAAGATCGGCCAGACCGTCCCCTATAGCGGGCCGGCATCGGCCTTCTCGAGCTATGGCCGCGTGATGACCGGCTATTTCCAGATGCTGAATGAGGCGGGTGGAATCAACGGCAGGAAAGTCAACCTGATCTCCCTCGACAACGCGTTCAGCCCGCCCAAGGCCATCGAACAGACCCGCAAGCTGATCGATGACGACGGCGTTCTGGCCGAGGTCGGGACCGTGGGCACCGTGCCCAACGTGGCCGTTCAAAAATATCTCAACCAGAACAAGGTGCCCCAGGTCTTCATCTCGGCCGGCGGCCGCCGCTTCAACGACCCGCGGAGCTTCCCATGGACTGTGCCGTTCTACCCGCCGTTCGAGATGGAGGGCGCCACCTTCGGCAAGTTCATTCTCAAGAAGATGCCGAATGCCAGGATCGCCGTGCTCTACCAGAACGACGACTACGGCAAGGACTACCTTACCGGCCTCAAGGCCGGCTTGGGCTCTGATGGTCAGGCGAAGATCGTGGCGGAAGCCTCCTACGAGCTCAGCTATCCGACGATCGATTCCGAGATCCTCAAGCTCAAGGCCGCGGGCGCCGATACGCTGGTCTATTTCACGACGCCGAAATTTGCGGCCCAGGGGATCAAGAAGGCGAGCGAGATAAACTGGAAGCCGGTGCAGTTCCTGGCCAGCCCCGTCAACTCGATCCAGGGCGTGCTGACGCCTGCCGGGCTCGACAACGTCCAGGGCGCCTATACGACCCAATTCGCCAAGCAGGCCAACGATCCCGCCTGGGCTGAGGATGCAGAGGTGAAGGACTACGTCGCCTTCATGAAGAAATGGGCCCCGAACGACAGCCCGAACGACTTCATTGCGCTGTCCGGCTACATCAATGCGCAGGCCATCGCAAAAGGCCTGCAGCGATGCGGTGACAATCTGACCCGCGAGAACCTGCTCGCGCAGGCGACAAGCTTCAACAAGGAGCGTGTCGGCATGCTCCTTCCGGGAATCGAGCTCACCAATTCCAAGGAGAACTATGCCCCCTACCGCTCCTTGCGCATGGCCATCTTCGACAAGACGTCCTGGAAGCTGCTCGACGAGTAG
- a CDS encoding thiolase domain-containing protein: protein MTIKGKAYIAGIYEHPTRHAPDKSTAQLHAEVAKGAIEDAGLTKDDIDGYFFSGDAPGGAWPMVDYLGLKVRHVDGTDTGGCSYIIHLGHAAEAIAAGKCSIALITLAGKPRTGPAQVRAPGAEADFETAYGATTHNAYGMCAMRHMHDYGTTSEQLAWIKVAASHHAQYNPHAMLKDVVTVEDVVNSPMISDPLHRLDCCVVTDGGGALIVTTPEIAKSLKKPLVRLIGHGEAMKGPRGGKDLDLTYSAGVWSGPRAFEEAGITPKDIKYASIYDSFTITVLMQLEDLGFCKKGEGGKFVADGNLISGVGRLPFNTDGGGLCSNHPVNRGGMTKIIEAVRQLRGEAHPKVQVKNCDLAIAHGTGGLLGVRHAASTAILERV from the coding sequence TTGACCATCAAAGGTAAGGCATACATAGCCGGGATCTATGAGCACCCAACTCGGCACGCGCCGGACAAATCCACCGCACAACTCCATGCCGAGGTCGCCAAGGGCGCAATCGAGGATGCCGGGCTTACCAAGGACGACATCGACGGCTACTTCTTCTCCGGCGATGCGCCGGGCGGCGCCTGGCCGATGGTCGATTATCTCGGGTTGAAGGTACGTCACGTCGACGGCACGGATACCGGCGGCTGCTCCTACATCATCCATCTCGGGCACGCGGCCGAGGCGATCGCGGCCGGAAAATGTTCGATTGCGCTCATCACGCTTGCGGGCAAGCCGCGCACCGGTCCCGCGCAGGTGCGTGCCCCGGGCGCCGAGGCCGATTTCGAGACCGCCTATGGCGCAACCACCCACAACGCCTACGGCATGTGCGCCATGCGCCACATGCACGACTATGGCACCACAAGCGAGCAGCTCGCCTGGATCAAGGTCGCTGCCTCGCATCACGCGCAATACAATCCGCATGCGATGCTGAAAGACGTCGTCACCGTCGAGGATGTCGTTAACTCGCCAATGATTTCCGATCCGCTGCACAGGCTCGACTGCTGCGTCGTCACGGACGGCGGCGGCGCGCTGATCGTGACCACGCCAGAGATCGCCAAGAGCCTGAAGAAGCCTTTAGTGCGCCTGATCGGCCATGGTGAGGCAATGAAGGGTCCCCGTGGCGGTAAGGATCTCGATCTCACTTACTCCGCCGGCGTCTGGTCCGGCCCGCGCGCCTTCGAGGAGGCCGGCATCACGCCGAAGGACATCAAATACGCCTCGATCTATGACAGCTTCACCATCACGGTGTTGATGCAGCTCGAGGACCTCGGCTTCTGCAAGAAGGGCGAGGGCGGCAAGTTCGTCGCCGATGGCAACCTGATCTCCGGTGTCGGCAGGCTGCCGTTCAACACCGACGGTGGTGGCCTGTGCAGCAACCATCCCGTCAACCGCGGCGGCATGACCAAGATCATCGAGGCCGTCAGGCAGTTGCGCGGCGAGGCGCATCCGAAGGTGCAGGTCAAGAACTGCGATCTCGCCATCGCCCACGGCACCGGCGGCCTGCTTGGCGTCCGCCACGCCGCCTCGACGGCCATTCTGGAGCGCGTGTGA
- a CDS encoding CoA transferase, producing MKSDKGRKLVHELAKSADVAIESFGTGVAERLGIDAASLCALNDRLVHCSISGFGRTGPLRNSPGYDVILQAFSGIMSMTGDEGGGYIRSPISPIDQMTGVHAFSGILASLFAREKSGRGAAIQVSLFDTALGLLGYNLQTFWERGTQPAKCGSSHESLCPYQAFEAADGPIMIGVANDNLWRKFCAVAGLNGIVDDPKFRTNADRVKHRGETLRHVQAVIATKTVEHWNAALNEVGIPCSPINTLAQLLDHPHTKADKLIMQYDHPAAGRLNCVGHPVTFVGEERSPGLPPPTLGQHTDDVLKDMGLSAASIAELRREEIVS from the coding sequence ATGAAGTCCGACAAGGGGCGCAAGCTCGTGCACGAGCTCGCCAAGTCCGCCGATGTCGCGATCGAAAGCTTCGGTACGGGCGTTGCCGAGCGGTTGGGAATCGATGCCGCGAGCCTGTGCGCGCTGAACGATCGATTGGTCCATTGCAGCATCTCCGGCTTTGGCCGGACGGGTCCTCTCAGGAATTCGCCCGGCTATGATGTGATCTTGCAGGCGTTCAGCGGCATCATGTCCATGACTGGCGACGAGGGCGGCGGCTATATCCGCAGCCCGATTTCACCGATCGACCAGATGACCGGCGTTCATGCTTTCAGCGGCATACTTGCGAGCCTGTTTGCGCGAGAGAAGTCGGGCAGGGGAGCGGCGATCCAGGTGTCGCTGTTCGACACGGCTCTGGGGCTTCTCGGCTACAATCTCCAGACGTTCTGGGAGCGGGGAACGCAGCCGGCCAAGTGTGGCTCGAGCCATGAGTCCCTATGCCCGTATCAAGCCTTCGAGGCCGCGGACGGACCGATCATGATCGGCGTGGCCAACGACAACCTTTGGCGCAAGTTCTGCGCAGTCGCGGGCCTGAACGGGATCGTGGATGACCCGAAATTCAGAACCAACGCCGATCGGGTCAAGCACCGTGGCGAAACATTGCGCCACGTCCAGGCGGTGATCGCGACCAAGACCGTCGAGCATTGGAACGCAGCGCTGAACGAGGTCGGCATTCCCTGCTCGCCGATCAATACGCTGGCGCAACTTCTCGACCATCCGCATACAAAGGCCGACAAGCTCATCATGCAATATGATCATCCTGCAGCGGGGCGGCTGAATTGCGTCGGCCATCCCGTGACGTTTGTCGGAGAAGAGCGCAGCCCCGGCCTGCCGCCGCCGACTCTCGGGCAGCACACAGACGACGTGCTGAAGGACATGGGTCTTTCCGCCGCGAGCATCGCCGAGCTGCGCCGCGAGGAGATCGTGAGCTGA
- a CDS encoding CoA transferase, whose product MSRPLEGIKVLDLSKVLAGPLCAQYLGDLGAEVIKVEAVGQGDETRGWPPFPAPGLGTVFLSANRNKRSMRST is encoded by the coding sequence GTGTCCAGACCTCTTGAAGGTATCAAGGTTCTCGATCTGTCGAAGGTGCTCGCAGGCCCGCTGTGCGCGCAATATCTTGGTGATCTCGGCGCCGAGGTGATCAAGGTCGAAGCTGTAGGGCAGGGGGATGAGACGCGGGGGTGGCCGCCGTTTCCTGCGCCCGGGCTAGGCACGGTGTTTCTGAGTGCCAATCGCAACAAGCGCAGCATGCGATCAACATGA
- a CDS encoding enoyl-CoA hydratase-related protein has protein sequence MTVGPELKQFRIEVSEQRVLHLIFDMPGRSMNVFSNAAIEELGRFADWLRQSDVAGVVIRSGKSSAFCAGADLAELETAYDMIMAAPSGERDRLAFDHFFRLSHGLRKLETAGKPVAVAIAGLALGGGCEFALAAHHRVIVDHPQATFGLPESLVGLLPGGGGTQRLPRLIGMEAALPVLLEGARLAGQAAIAAGLAHDVVAPGEEVAAAERWVLSRPQATQPWDRPNWRAPDAERVSATIGEKRSKMLAETLGHYPALSAILDCVEHGLPQDFDTAIRTEMQIFAKLIRRREPRNMIRTLFLGRLDHERLKKKGMNPKITEAVASVSNVLGVLSERGKELSEAFARAGFRVEQTRKVEFDGRVAGAVYWHDDEPRTWGKELLRARLADAEVAAAGWRSQLDESERRAADYVLVTQAGFPAYLGGLFAAKLN, from the coding sequence ATGACCGTCGGGCCGGAGCTGAAGCAGTTTCGCATCGAAGTGTCGGAGCAGCGCGTCCTGCACCTCATCTTCGACATGCCGGGACGATCGATGAACGTGTTCTCGAATGCGGCAATCGAGGAGCTTGGCCGGTTTGCGGACTGGCTCAGGCAAAGCGATGTGGCGGGCGTCGTCATCCGTTCCGGCAAATCGTCCGCCTTCTGCGCAGGTGCGGATCTGGCCGAGCTGGAAACGGCCTACGACATGATCATGGCGGCGCCGTCCGGCGAGCGCGATCGTCTTGCGTTCGATCATTTCTTTCGATTGAGCCATGGTCTGCGCAAGCTCGAGACGGCCGGCAAGCCGGTCGCGGTGGCAATCGCCGGCCTCGCCCTGGGCGGCGGCTGCGAATTTGCACTGGCGGCGCATCACCGGGTGATTGTCGACCACCCGCAAGCAACGTTCGGCTTGCCGGAATCACTCGTTGGATTGCTGCCAGGGGGCGGCGGAACCCAACGATTGCCGCGGCTGATCGGGATGGAGGCGGCGCTACCCGTGTTGCTCGAAGGTGCGCGGCTCGCCGGGCAGGCGGCCATCGCAGCCGGACTTGCGCATGATGTGGTAGCGCCAGGCGAGGAAGTCGCTGCCGCCGAGCGCTGGGTGCTGTCGCGACCGCAGGCCACGCAGCCCTGGGATCGGCCGAATTGGCGGGCCCCGGATGCGGAGCGCGTGAGCGCGACCATCGGAGAGAAACGAAGCAAGATGCTGGCCGAGACGCTCGGTCACTATCCGGCTCTCTCCGCCATTCTCGACTGCGTCGAGCACGGGCTCCCGCAGGACTTCGATACGGCCATCCGGACGGAGATGCAGATCTTCGCAAAGCTGATCCGGCGGCGGGAACCGCGCAACATGATTAGGACATTGTTCCTTGGCCGGCTCGATCATGAGCGGCTGAAGAAGAAGGGCATGAACCCCAAGATCACCGAAGCCGTGGCTTCCGTCTCGAACGTGCTCGGCGTCCTGTCGGAGCGTGGCAAGGAGCTGTCGGAGGCATTTGCGCGAGCAGGCTTCCGGGTCGAGCAGACGCGCAAGGTCGAGTTCGATGGACGTGTCGCGGGCGCCGTCTATTGGCATGACGACGAGCCGAGGACCTGGGGCAAGGAGCTGCTACGCGCGCGGCTGGCGGATGCCGAGGTCGCTGCCGCGGGCTGGCGATCCCAACTTGATGAGTCCGAGCGGCGCGCTGCGGACTATGTCCTGGTCACGCAGGCGGGCTTTCCCGCCTATCTCGGCGGCCTCTTTGCGGCGAAGCTGAACTAG
- a CDS encoding acyl-CoA dehydrogenase family protein, whose translation MIERTIFREEHEIFRQTVRRFVEREIVPFHAQWEEDGIVPRDLWLKAGAAGLLCCTVPEEYGGMGLDYLFDVVVFEELWRAGASGPGFLIHTDLVATYLLSFGSEAQKRKWLPKMVSGEAIGSLGMTEPHAGSDLKAIRTRAARDGDDFVINGQKVFISNGQLCDFIVLATKTDGQAGAKGVTLFIVESNRPGFKRGRNLEKLGMRAQDTSELFFDNVRIPASNMLGAEGRGFAQMMTKLSQERLAQAIRSATVAETVIDWTLQYTSERSAFGQKLADFQNTQFKLAELRTKAAVARVFTDKCIALFMEGKLDPVDAAMAKMFTSELHCETVDECLQLFGGWGYMWEYPIAKAYADARVVKIAGGSIEIMKTIIARQMYSQRGYDIQKNGAAS comes from the coding sequence ATGATCGAACGCACGATCTTCCGCGAGGAACACGAGATTTTCCGGCAGACGGTCCGCCGCTTCGTCGAGCGCGAAATCGTGCCCTTTCACGCCCAGTGGGAAGAGGACGGCATCGTCCCGCGAGATTTATGGTTGAAAGCCGGCGCGGCCGGCCTGCTTTGCTGCACCGTGCCCGAGGAATATGGCGGCATGGGCCTCGACTACCTTTTCGATGTCGTCGTGTTCGAAGAGCTCTGGCGGGCCGGCGCCAGCGGTCCCGGCTTTCTCATCCACACCGACCTGGTCGCCACCTACCTTCTGTCCTTCGGAAGCGAGGCTCAGAAGCGCAAATGGCTGCCCAAGATGGTATCCGGCGAAGCCATCGGCTCGCTGGGCATGACGGAACCTCACGCCGGCAGTGACCTCAAGGCGATCCGCACCCGCGCTGCGCGCGACGGCGACGACTTCGTCATCAACGGCCAGAAGGTCTTCATCTCCAACGGCCAGCTTTGTGACTTCATCGTGCTCGCGACCAAGACCGACGGCCAGGCCGGCGCGAAGGGCGTGACCCTGTTCATCGTCGAGAGCAACCGGCCCGGTTTCAAGCGCGGCCGAAATCTGGAAAAGCTCGGCATGAGGGCGCAAGATACCTCCGAGCTGTTCTTCGACAATGTCCGCATTCCCGCCAGCAACATGCTCGGCGCGGAAGGCCGGGGCTTTGCGCAGATGATGACAAAACTATCGCAGGAGCGTCTGGCACAGGCCATCCGGTCGGCGACCGTTGCCGAGACCGTGATCGACTGGACGCTGCAATATACCTCAGAAAGGAGCGCCTTCGGCCAGAAGCTCGCCGACTTCCAGAACACGCAGTTCAAGCTGGCCGAGCTCAGGACCAAGGCCGCCGTCGCGCGTGTCTTCACCGACAAGTGCATCGCGCTGTTTATGGAAGGGAAGCTCGATCCCGTCGACGCCGCCATGGCCAAGATGTTCACGTCCGAGCTGCACTGCGAGACCGTCGACGAGTGCCTGCAGCTCTTCGGCGGCTGGGGCTATATGTGGGAATATCCGATCGCCAAGGCTTATGCCGACGCGCGCGTGGTGAAGATTGCCGGCGGCTCGATCGAGATCATGAAGACGATCATCGCGCGCCAAATGTACTCGCAGCGCGGATACGACATCCAGAAGAACGGGGCGGCCTCATAG
- a CDS encoding SDR family oxidoreductase, producing MKGLSGKVAVVTGGGQGIGRGLTLRLAEEGCKIAIFDINPQGGEETAKLAPQAVIKTYAVDVGDADSVNAAVAKVETELGPIWLLVNNAGWDRPMPFLKTDRELWDKIIRINLYGPLNTHKAIAPLMAERGGGRIVNIASDAARVGTSDEAVYSACKGGLISFTKSLARELARKNVLLNAVCPGPTNTPMMAAVLGEGEHAVKWKDAMLRGIPLRRMGEPDDYGGIVAMLASDDGKFITGQTISVSGGMNMI from the coding sequence TTGAAGGGCCTATCGGGAAAAGTTGCCGTCGTGACCGGCGGCGGACAGGGCATCGGACGAGGATTGACGCTGCGGTTGGCCGAAGAGGGCTGCAAGATCGCGATCTTCGACATCAATCCGCAAGGCGGCGAAGAGACCGCAAAGCTCGCACCGCAGGCCGTCATCAAGACCTATGCCGTCGATGTGGGCGATGCGGATTCCGTCAACGCCGCGGTCGCCAAGGTCGAGACCGAGCTCGGGCCGATCTGGCTCCTGGTCAACAATGCTGGCTGGGATCGGCCGATGCCGTTCCTGAAGACCGACCGGGAGCTGTGGGACAAGATCATCCGCATCAACCTCTATGGGCCGCTCAATACCCACAAGGCGATTGCACCGTTGATGGCGGAGCGCGGCGGGGGCCGGATCGTCAATATCGCATCCGATGCGGCGCGCGTTGGCACCAGCGATGAGGCCGTCTACTCCGCCTGCAAGGGCGGACTCATTTCCTTCACCAAGTCGCTGGCGCGCGAGCTGGCGCGCAAGAACGTCCTGCTCAATGCCGTCTGCCCCGGCCCCACCAATACGCCGATGATGGCGGCGGTGCTGGGCGAAGGCGAGCACGCCGTGAAATGGAAGGATGCCATGCTCAGAGGCATCCCGCTCCGCCGCATGGGCGAGCCTGACGACTACGGCGGGATCGTCGCGATGCTTGCGTCCGACGACGGCAAATTCATCACCGGACAAACCATCTCCGTCTCCGGCGGAATGAACATGATCTAA
- a CDS encoding enoyl-CoA hydratase-related protein translates to MTDPKQFTDVIYEIRDRAAWIIINRPKVYNAFRARTLDELIQAFQLAGNDRNVASIVLTGAGEKAFCTGGDQSAHEGQYDGRGVVGLPIDEIQGLIRDVPKPVIARVNGFAIGGGNVLATLCDLTIAADHAQFGQVGPKVGSVDAGWGTAFLARHVGDKKAREIWYLNERYTAEQAREMGLVNKVVPMAQLDAAVKDWTDKLAQRSPTALALAKRSFNADSDNIRGISNFALHAVKLFYDTAESKEGVAAFNEKRDPDFHKFAR, encoded by the coding sequence ATGACCGATCCCAAGCAATTCACCGACGTCATCTACGAAATCCGCGACCGCGCCGCGTGGATCATCATCAATCGGCCGAAGGTCTACAATGCCTTCCGCGCGCGGACGCTGGATGAGCTTATCCAGGCTTTCCAGCTCGCCGGCAACGACCGCAATGTCGCCAGCATCGTGCTCACCGGCGCTGGCGAGAAGGCGTTCTGCACTGGCGGCGATCAATCGGCCCATGAAGGCCAATATGATGGCCGCGGCGTGGTTGGATTGCCGATCGACGAGATCCAGGGCCTGATCCGCGATGTGCCGAAACCGGTGATCGCCCGGGTCAACGGCTTTGCCATCGGCGGCGGCAACGTGCTCGCAACGCTCTGCGATTTGACCATCGCCGCCGACCACGCCCAATTCGGCCAGGTCGGCCCCAAGGTCGGCTCGGTGGACGCCGGCTGGGGCACGGCCTTCCTCGCCCGTCATGTCGGCGACAAGAAGGCGCGGGAGATCTGGTATCTGAACGAGCGCTATACCGCCGAGCAGGCGCGCGAGATGGGTCTCGTCAACAAGGTCGTCCCCATGGCGCAGCTCGACGCTGCCGTAAAGGATTGGACCGACAAGCTCGCGCAGCGCTCGCCGACCGCGCTCGCGCTCGCGAAGCGATCCTTCAACGCAGATTCCGACAATATCCGCGGCATCAGCAACTTCGCGCTCCACGCCGTAAAACTGTTCTACGACACGGCGGAATCGAAGGAAGGCGTCGCGGCTTTCAACGAGAAGCGCGACCCGGACTTTCACAAATTTGCGCGCTAA
- a CDS encoding 3-keto-5-aminohexanoate cleavage protein: MAPHKVIISCAVTGSIHTPSMSPHLPVTSVEIAESALGAAAAGAAIVHLHARNPVDGRPDQSPEAFEPFLRVIKQSSNVVVNLTTGGSPYMTVEERVRPAATWKPEVASLNMGSMNFGLFPMLKRYKSFKHDWEPQMLEGSHDLVFRNSFKDIRYALETLNSSGARYEFECYDTSHLYNLHYFWTEGLVKAPLFVQTCFGLLGGIGSHPDDVMHMKRTADRLFGNNYRWSVLGAGRAQMQVAAMAAAMGGNVRVGLEDSLWIGSGRLAETNAAQVTQVRKIIEGLGLEIATPDEAREILQLRGGDQVAF; the protein is encoded by the coding sequence ATGGCGCCCCACAAGGTCATTATCTCCTGCGCGGTCACGGGATCGATTCACACGCCCTCGATGTCACCGCACCTGCCGGTGACGTCGGTCGAGATCGCGGAGTCCGCACTCGGCGCTGCGGCGGCGGGGGCGGCAATTGTGCACCTGCATGCACGAAATCCGGTCGATGGACGACCGGATCAGTCGCCGGAGGCTTTCGAGCCCTTCCTGCGCGTCATCAAGCAGAGCTCCAACGTCGTCGTGAACCTGACAACCGGTGGCTCCCCCTACATGACGGTCGAGGAGCGCGTGCGTCCGGCTGCGACCTGGAAGCCGGAAGTCGCGAGCCTCAACATGGGCTCGATGAACTTCGGCCTGTTTCCGATGCTGAAGCGGTACAAGTCGTTCAAGCACGACTGGGAGCCGCAAATGCTGGAGGGCTCGCACGACCTTGTCTTCCGCAACTCGTTCAAGGACATCCGCTACGCGCTGGAGACGTTGAACAGCTCCGGCGCACGCTACGAGTTCGAATGTTACGATACGAGCCATCTCTATAATCTGCACTACTTCTGGACGGAGGGGTTGGTGAAGGCGCCCCTCTTCGTCCAGACGTGTTTCGGGCTGCTTGGCGGCATCGGCTCGCATCCGGACGACGTCATGCACATGAAGCGAACCGCCGATCGGCTGTTCGGCAACAACTATCGCTGGTCGGTGCTTGGCGCCGGGCGCGCGCAGATGCAGGTTGCGGCCATGGCCGCCGCGATGGGCGGCAACGTCCGCGTGGGGCTCGAGGATAGCCTCTGGATCGGCTCCGGCCGTCTCGCCGAGACGAATGCAGCTCAGGTAACGCAGGTGCGCAAGATCATCGAAGGCCTCGGGCTCGAGATCGCAACTCCCGACGAGGCACGTGAAATCCTTCAGCTCAGGGGCGGCGACCAAGTCGCCTTCTAA